From Granulicella sp. WH15, the proteins below share one genomic window:
- a CDS encoding ABC transporter permease produces MSVKTSYTIALKALRRNKLQTGLTMLGMTIGVATVLTMVGLGNGAQTAIQDQVRAAGMNLIVVTAGNYQVQVEKAAADAIEPAAYEPAPMPQAPVLKQIAWDSSQRAHFLLAGHPEDDPFAVHNHPTSRQRLGDSEAGLGAAATLTNDDANEIRKIKGVQYVSEGIHENVHVVAGDKRWYTRVHGDDSSLPLIRRAWVFPWGRFFNKKEVSSAKQVCVLGYVTSQRLFGDASPIGKEVTLWKQTFEVVGVVGSSSWLVAPEPGDDQFDAIYIPISTMQKLLNLSKLNDITLTTLSTGDVTRVSKTVTDLLRKRHNISAKAPDDFTVTNQARKELSKGSMRPEIAQAVVGNIDGLEKVTLGQLSKTLDRSSQTMSVLLGSIATVSLIVGGIGIMNIMLLSVTERTREIGIRRAVGATSSDVLMQFVIESITLSVVGGLLGIVIGFIVAAAISHSVQWSTSISPLSVIATFLISAAIGIFFGWYPARQASRVPPIASLRFE; encoded by the coding sequence ATGTCCGTAAAGACCAGCTATACCATCGCCCTGAAGGCGCTACGTAGAAATAAACTACAAACCGGACTCACGATGCTGGGCATGACCATCGGCGTGGCGACCGTGCTGACGATGGTTGGGCTTGGCAACGGAGCTCAGACGGCTATTCAGGATCAGGTGCGTGCGGCAGGCATGAACCTGATCGTGGTCACGGCTGGCAACTACCAGGTGCAAGTGGAAAAGGCCGCGGCTGATGCGATTGAGCCGGCGGCTTATGAACCGGCTCCGATGCCTCAAGCTCCGGTGTTGAAGCAGATTGCCTGGGATTCCAGTCAGCGGGCTCACTTCCTTCTAGCTGGGCACCCCGAGGATGATCCCTTCGCGGTTCACAACCATCCCACTTCGCGTCAGCGTCTGGGCGACTCGGAGGCTGGTCTTGGTGCGGCGGCTACGTTGACCAACGACGACGCCAACGAGATCCGCAAGATCAAGGGCGTGCAGTACGTCTCGGAGGGCATCCACGAGAATGTGCACGTCGTAGCGGGAGACAAGCGTTGGTACACGCGTGTTCATGGCGACGATTCTTCGTTGCCGCTAATCCGCCGCGCCTGGGTCTTTCCATGGGGACGTTTCTTCAACAAGAAGGAAGTCTCCAGCGCGAAGCAGGTCTGCGTTCTGGGATATGTCACCAGCCAGAGGCTCTTTGGCGATGCGTCTCCGATTGGAAAAGAAGTAACCCTGTGGAAGCAGACCTTTGAGGTCGTGGGTGTGGTGGGCAGCAGCAGCTGGCTGGTAGCTCCGGAGCCGGGCGACGATCAGTTCGACGCTATTTACATTCCGATCAGCACCATGCAGAAGCTTCTCAATCTCTCCAAGCTGAACGACATCACCTTGACGACGTTGTCGACCGGAGATGTCACACGTGTCTCTAAGACTGTGACCGATCTTCTGCGGAAGCGTCACAATATCTCAGCCAAGGCTCCGGACGACTTCACCGTAACCAACCAGGCTCGCAAGGAGCTTTCGAAGGGAAGCATGAGGCCGGAGATTGCGCAGGCCGTCGTCGGCAACATTGATGGTCTGGAGAAGGTGACGCTGGGACAGCTCTCGAAGACGCTCGATCGGTCGAGCCAGACAATGAGTGTGCTGCTCGGAAGTATCGCTACTGTGTCGCTTATCGTCGGCGGAATCGGCATCATGAACATCATGCTGCTCTCTGTTACCGAGCGTACGCGTGAGATAGGTATTCGCCGCGCAGTGGGAGCTACATCCAGCGATGTGCTTATGCAGTTCGTCATCGAGTCGATTACGCTCAGCGTGGTCGGGGGGCTTTTAGGCATCGTCATTGGATTTATAGTTGCCGCAGCCATCTCGCACTCCGTGCAATGGTCTACCTCGATCTCGCCTCTATCGGTCATCGCAACCTTTCTCATCTCCGCCGCCATCGGAATCTTCTTCGGCTGGTATCCTGCCCGGCAGGCTTCGCGCGTTCCTCCAATTGCTTCCCTGAGGTTTGAATAA
- a CDS encoding ABC transporter ATP-binding protein encodes MEDIEVHALNSISIDINAGEFVSVIGPSGSGKSTLMHILGCLDQPTSGQYLLDGRDVSHLSDDEISGVRNRQIGFVFQGFNLLTRTTALENVELPLLYNHGAKVSAADRRKRAMEALASVGLENRHSHHTNQLSGGQQQRVAIARALLNNPSILLADEPTGNLDSRTSVEVMDIFQKLKDERGITIVLITHEMEVAEYGSRIVSFKDGVITSDIEHHTRRTAKGELADMPLAITKGKI; translated from the coding sequence ATGGAAGACATCGAAGTGCACGCGCTGAATTCGATCTCCATCGACATTAACGCGGGTGAGTTCGTATCGGTCATCGGCCCGTCGGGATCCGGCAAATCTACCTTGATGCACATTCTGGGCTGTCTGGACCAGCCGACCAGTGGGCAGTACCTGCTGGATGGCCGCGATGTCTCGCACCTGAGCGACGACGAGATCTCCGGCGTTCGCAATCGGCAGATCGGCTTTGTCTTCCAGGGATTCAACTTGTTGACCAGGACGACGGCGCTCGAAAACGTTGAACTGCCGCTGCTCTATAACCACGGCGCGAAGGTGTCGGCAGCCGATCGCAGAAAGCGTGCCATGGAGGCGTTGGCCTCGGTGGGTCTTGAGAATCGTCACTCGCACCACACCAACCAGCTCTCCGGTGGACAGCAGCAGCGTGTGGCAATCGCCCGTGCTCTGCTGAACAATCCTTCCATCCTGCTGGCCGACGAGCCGACCGGAAACCTCGATAGCCGCACGAGCGTGGAGGTCATGGACATCTTCCAGAAGCTCAAGGACGAGCGCGGAATCACGATCGTTCTGATCACGCACGAGATGGAGGTCGCGGAGTATGGCTCGCGCATCGTCTCGTTCAAGGACGGTGTCATCACCTCCGACATTGAACATCACACCCGGCGTACGGCGAAGGGTGAGCTTGCAGACATGCCGCTCGCGATCACGAAGGGAAAGATCTAA
- a CDS encoding M20/M25/M40 family metallo-hydrolase translates to MRHLAAAPPKPKLGIRAHDDTTLQINMAMIPPEMQKVFQYIDDHIDEHVENLQKWVQQPSVSISGEGIPESAEMVKGFFEKLGCQETRVYDVGMTEVGKPGNPVVYARCDEGAPKTLAVYWMYDTMPITQPDAWSSPPFEAKIVDAKVAEVPNATKVLIGRGATNSKGPEMVELNALMSMKAVMGHLPVNLIFVAEGDEERLSIGLRKFVKEHRDLLTPADAFMMFAGQNDQGFSTVRGGSEGCLFIELSTSGKSWGRGPIQSDIHGINMRSVDSPAWRHAHMLASLTSLDGNTPLIQGFNDGIEPLDAEDKEMLKKQAAKIDIKQAAKNLGVGRFIADNAEQMVSMARYHTAFDFDGVWGGNMFAGGSGSILPNKITSKHSIRYLPNQHGSDIVKKIRAQLDRNGYKDVELTVIGDDEWSKMQYDTDIAHAVEKTYDAFNIPYQKLSKNETILAGGNEMGGAWPGYMFTNGPQGDTTFTPVGLPIAGGGAGGGGRAHAADEYYVIEGAGKRYGIAGGEKSIAMVMWNFAHTTTTTPKSELNKKP, encoded by the coding sequence ATGCGTCATCTGGCTGCTGCGCCGCCGAAGCCCAAGCTAGGTATCCGCGCGCACGATGACACTACCTTGCAGATCAACATGGCGATGATCCCGCCGGAGATGCAGAAGGTATTTCAATACATCGACGACCACATCGACGAGCACGTCGAGAATCTGCAGAAGTGGGTGCAGCAGCCCAGCGTCTCCATCAGCGGCGAAGGTATTCCGGAGTCGGCCGAGATGGTGAAGGGATTCTTCGAAAAGCTCGGCTGCCAGGAGACGCGCGTCTACGACGTGGGCATGACCGAGGTTGGAAAGCCCGGTAATCCTGTGGTTTATGCACGTTGCGATGAGGGTGCGCCGAAGACGCTGGCCGTCTACTGGATGTACGACACCATGCCGATCACTCAGCCAGATGCTTGGTCCTCGCCGCCGTTCGAGGCGAAGATCGTGGACGCGAAGGTGGCTGAGGTGCCGAATGCGACGAAGGTACTCATTGGTCGCGGAGCGACGAACTCCAAGGGCCCCGAGATGGTGGAGCTGAACGCCCTCATGTCGATGAAGGCGGTGATGGGTCACCTGCCGGTCAACCTGATCTTCGTTGCGGAGGGCGACGAAGAGCGTCTCTCGATCGGACTGCGCAAGTTCGTCAAGGAGCATCGCGATCTTCTGACTCCCGCGGATGCTTTTATGATGTTTGCCGGTCAGAACGACCAGGGCTTCTCGACGGTGCGTGGTGGCTCTGAAGGCTGCCTGTTCATCGAGCTGTCGACTAGCGGTAAGAGCTGGGGACGCGGCCCGATCCAGTCGGATATCCACGGCATCAACATGCGCTCGGTGGATAGCCCGGCGTGGCGTCACGCACACATGCTGGCTTCGCTGACCTCGCTCGACGGCAACACGCCGTTGATCCAGGGCTTCAACGATGGTATCGAGCCGCTGGATGCGGAAGACAAGGAGATGCTCAAGAAGCAGGCTGCGAAGATCGACATCAAGCAGGCTGCAAAGAATCTGGGCGTAGGCCGCTTTATCGCGGACAACGCCGAGCAGATGGTGAGCATGGCTCGCTATCACACCGCCTTCGACTTCGACGGCGTGTGGGGCGGCAATATGTTCGCCGGTGGTTCGGGTTCGATCCTGCCCAACAAGATCACCTCCAAGCACAGCATCCGGTATCTCCCGAACCAGCACGGCTCGGATATCGTGAAGAAGATCCGCGCGCAGCTAGACCGGAATGGCTACAAGGATGTTGAACTGACCGTGATCGGCGACGATGAGTGGTCGAAGATGCAGTACGACACCGACATCGCGCACGCGGTCGAGAAGACCTACGACGCCTTCAACATTCCGTACCAGAAGCTCTCGAAGAACGAGACGATTCTGGCTGGCGGAAACGAGATGGGCGGCGCATGGCCTGGCTATATGTTCACCAATGGACCGCAGGGCGATACGACCTTCACTCCTGTAGGTCTTCCGATCGCCGGTGGCGGCGCGGGCGGCGGTGGACGTGCTCACGCGGCGGATGAGTATTACGTGATCGAAGGAGCGGGCAAGCGTTACGGTATCGCTGGCGGTGAGAAGTCCATCGCCATGGTGATGTGGAACTTTGCCCATACCACCACGACTACGCCGAAGAGCGAGTTGAACAAGAAACCCTAA
- a CDS encoding amidohydrolase, which yields MTVNRVLVVSAGMLCGVLAVQAYAQETAADKKAIVATIDANASTYKQVSKQIWDYAELGYHETKSSQLLQDHLKEAGFTVQAGVADEPTGFIASYGQGKPVIAILGEFDALPGLSQKAMVATREPIVEGGSGHGCGHNLLGSGAALAAVAVKDYMVKNHIAGTLRYYGTPAEEGGSGKVYMVRDGLFNDVNVVLHWHPGDRNSVNNGGMLAVTSAKFTFHGVAAHAAAAPDRGRSALDAVMLMGNGIEFMREHVPSNTRIHYIVTKGGVAPNVVPDLAELYIMARNPSSQTLDGIWGRINKIAQGAAMMTETKLDVKIISSDSNILGNDVLAAEMQKNLEFVGGYQMDDKQKEFALALQKTLPPGAAGDLSLTNVVQPLKPFDPNGAAASTDVGDVSWTVPTIGLSAATFVPGSSAHTWQAAATTGTSIGQDGMVVASKALALTAVELFKDPQLVAKAKVEFDRQMVGKKYESAIPANQKPLLNYREN from the coding sequence ATGACGGTGAATCGCGTTCTGGTAGTCTCCGCGGGGATGCTCTGCGGCGTGTTGGCAGTGCAGGCGTATGCGCAGGAGACGGCTGCGGATAAAAAAGCAATTGTGGCGACGATCGACGCCAACGCCTCCACTTACAAGCAGGTCTCCAAACAAATATGGGACTATGCGGAGCTTGGCTATCACGAGACCAAAAGCTCGCAGCTCTTGCAGGATCATTTGAAGGAGGCTGGGTTTACGGTGCAGGCCGGTGTCGCCGATGAGCCTACGGGTTTCATCGCGAGCTATGGACAGGGCAAGCCGGTGATCGCGATTTTGGGTGAGTTCGATGCGTTGCCGGGACTGTCGCAGAAGGCGATGGTGGCCACGCGCGAGCCCATCGTTGAGGGTGGCTCGGGGCATGGCTGCGGGCACAATCTGCTGGGTTCGGGAGCGGCGCTGGCCGCGGTGGCCGTGAAGGATTACATGGTCAAAAACCATATCGCGGGCACGCTGCGGTACTACGGCACGCCCGCCGAAGAGGGTGGTTCGGGCAAGGTGTACATGGTGCGTGACGGACTGTTCAACGACGTGAACGTGGTGCTGCACTGGCATCCGGGCGATCGTAACTCGGTCAACAACGGCGGCATGTTGGCGGTGACGTCGGCGAAGTTCACCTTTCATGGAGTAGCCGCCCACGCTGCTGCTGCGCCGGATCGCGGACGCTCGGCGCTCGATGCCGTGATGCTGATGGGCAATGGCATTGAGTTCATGCGCGAGCACGTGCCGAGCAACACCCGCATCCACTACATTGTGACCAAGGGCGGTGTGGCTCCGAACGTGGTGCCCGATCTTGCCGAGCTTTATATCATGGCGCGTAATCCTTCGAGCCAGACGCTGGATGGGATCTGGGGGCGGATCAACAAGATCGCCCAGGGCGCGGCCATGATGACGGAGACTAAGCTCGATGTGAAGATCATCAGCAGTGACTCCAATATTCTGGGCAACGATGTGCTGGCTGCGGAGATGCAGAAGAACCTGGAGTTCGTCGGCGGCTACCAGATGGACGATAAGCAGAAGGAGTTCGCGCTGGCGTTGCAGAAGACGCTGCCTCCGGGCGCGGCTGGCGATCTGAGCCTGACCAATGTAGTCCAGCCGCTGAAGCCCTTCGACCCCAACGGGGCCGCGGCTTCTACCGATGTGGGCGATGTGAGCTGGACGGTACCGACGATTGGTTTGAGTGCGGCTACCTTTGTTCCGGGCAGCTCTGCGCACACCTGGCAGGCCGCTGCGACGACGGGCACGAGCATCGGACAGGACGGGATGGTCGTTGCATCCAAAGCGCTGGCGCTGACGGCGGTGGAGCTGTTCAAGGATCCGCAGCTGGTAGCCAAGGCCAAAGTCGAGTTCGATCGTCAGATGGTGGGGAAGAAGTATGAGTCGGCGATTCCCGCGAACCAGAAGCCACTGCTGAACTATCGGGAGAATTAA